The nucleotide window GTTCCCCTGGGGGCTCGTCTACAGCCAAAGACGGAGGCGAAGAATTCTTCGACAGTTTTTACAACCCGTACAATGAGGGCTGTTATCAAGAGAATACCAATCCAAGACGTGACATTCGTTGTGACTACTACAAGTTAGACACAGTGAAGCCAAATCCAATAATGAGAAACTTACTAAACGTTCCGAATACACGAACAATGTCGTGCCCACTCAAGATGTCAGATTGCTTCATCAGACTTATGGGTATTGAAAAGCCGATACCAAGATTGGCGTTGATAAAGTTCATCTAGACCTTATTTAGCTCAGTATCATTGATTGTAGTAGTAAAAATAACCTACCTTGGCCTTGAAATGTTGCTGGTAGACAGTGTCGATATCCGGAAACATGTAGCTAGCCACTGTCATGGTGATAAAGACAAAGACCATCGCTAGTACCGATGCGAAGAATTCGAGATCAACCGGTGCCAAAAGACGACTGAAGCCCCAGACAACGAGCTGGCTGGTCAAGTAaatgacgacgagcaaaaAGAGTGCAGCGAGAAAGCGTTTTGTTTTCCGCCATTGTGCTCGCCAGGTCCCCATGTTTTCTGCTCAGTTGTGTTCATGTGCAGGCAACGAAAGTGTTTGTTCGCGACTTTGTGGCCAAGATGGATAATAGTGAGCGACAGAGTGCATGCTTAGTAGCAACTGATGGCACAGGTGAGAAGCCGTTGGGGACTAATTATAAATTGTCGACTACTCCATGGCAGCAGCTAGGGTGAAGCGCTGTTCACTGTACAACCCCGTATCCTCTGAACAGCCTGCGCTCAGGCATGGCGGTCGAGTGCCGTGCTCAGAGCCGCTCTCAAAGCTTTATACAAATGTGCGTACGACTGGCTGTGTCGCCCTCCCCTTCAGCCGACAGTGGCTCGTGATCCGCCTCTTCTGCTTGGGTCACTTCGAGGTTGGGGCTGTGAATAAGAGCAGACTACGGATCAAGGGCTGAACGAGCGTCGGTATCCGGATGTTCAGTCTGATTGCTGGAACGCTTCGTGGCTTTCCGCGATGTGACCAGCTCTCGGCGACTGTTTCCTTTGCAAGGCCGTTCACGCTTCAGTAGCTGACCGGACCGTGCTTGAGCCGTTTGTAAGCATTATCATGAACAGCTTGACAGCAACTGCATGGTAAGTTTGGAAAGGCTGTCTTTGTCCTTTCAACCATACCTCGCGCGACGGAAGGTAAGAACCAGGGCAACAGAGATGTGCCATTTGAGTACTGTGTGTCTGCCGCTCATAGAGTAGCGTTTTTCAAGTCTCGCGGAGATGAGGTAGCATTAACCACTGGAAGGCTCTCTGTGTCCCTTGGATAGTTCTGTCAACCATTTTATAGGTGCCGAGAACGCAGAAGTGCTCGGCAGCCGGGACCGACTCGGATCCTCGAGCCATGCCTGGGTGGTCTGGGCCGGCTCCATGCGTAGTGCCTGGGCACTGAAACGACACCATTTTCCAAGGTCGTTCATGCCTAGGGGAGGCATCAGTATCAACGGAGATGCGCGCTCTTCCACAGCAGTCGACGCTGCGGCACGTTGGACGATTCCAAACGGGCCGGCGAAGCGAGGGTGACCACTGAACTCGTGGCGTGATTGGCCTCAGAGCGGACTCGGGGTGTCGCAAGCGTTGAACGAGGGCTCATTTCCGCCGCCTTGTTCCGAAGGCCACGGCTACATTTGATGGGGAAGGAATAGACTTGATATGGCCACTATGGTTTCGGCATTGAAGTGCTATCGTGAAGTCAGGCGGAACTGAGGTTGAAGTTTACAGCGACACAAGTTTACTTACAGCCAGGATTCGGGTGCATCCTTCCTAATTTGTCGCGGTGGCGCTCCTTCCCGGTTGATGGAAGCCACTGCCGGGAAAGGATCAGCCCAGCGCTGGAGGGGCACGAGGGCGCCTGCAGCCACCAGAGCCAGTAGTGGAGCGGGTGCCTGTTGGAGACGCACAGGGGATCCGACGCCTGAGGTGTCTGGGATTGGCagacaagggggggggggggggagcctGAAGCTGCTGGGGGCCTGGGGCCCTCCAGTGGGATGAGGGGAGGCCCGCTGTCACCTCAGGTGGGCAACCATCAGCGCAGGGCAGAGCAGCCTCAGCGTGTCAGTGTCACCTATAGGGACTGCCGCCGTGTAGCCACCCGTCATTTGCATGATCCTTCCACGTtgcgcccaccaccaaccccgCTCACCCAGCACATCCTCACGATACACGGACAACGCGGTTGAACGTCATCATTGATGACCGTGTCCCCGGGGTTTGAGCGTGCCGTTGCTGCCCAAACTGCTTCTGTGCCAGTCGGGGCTCCGAGACTGGACACGGCAAGACACCGAATACTgacgcgctgccgcctcgccaaATTtgcccctcggcgcccatAGAAAAACAACGGCATCGCGCCAAACGTTCTCAGCCCCAGATCGCGAGGCCCCCAAGCGGGCCACCTCGTACCACGCTCCTACGGCGAACAATACCTTGTTTTGAGAGCACCACGTCGCTTCTCTGCCGGCACCGATGGACCTAGTATCCCCAACCAGCAACAAAGGCTACGGCAGTTgcccgtcggccgaggccttgcttctcgaggccgtccgcgGGTCAGGACTCCAGCTGTCCCGTGACGACCTGAGGCGTGCACTTGACAATAAAGACCACGGGCCAGAGCTGGCAGAATGGGCTGTGACGCACCTAGGCTCCGATACTCTTTTGAGTGCTGATGAGCTTTCTCTGTAAGTGCACTTCAACTTGCGAAATCGCCACGACACCTGTCTCGGGGGAACCCACTTGGAAGCCCGCTGACGTTGGCAGGTATATGACACTCGATAGGAGCGGGCAAGTTGATAGGCTGGCTGCCATGTACGACCTGGCCGAGGTCCAGGCCGTCAATGAGGCAGAGCTGCGGGCGGCCATTGACGAGTTGCAAAGATCAACGAGCACCATCAGCAAGCAAACCCAGACACTGCGGCAGCAACAGGAAGCCCTCTCACGGCTACTTAAGAAACAGGCTGAAAATGAAGCCAAGAGACGTGATTTGGCGTATGCCAGGACGCGCAAAGCTGCCACTGAACGTAGGCGGCTTGCCAATGAGGTATTAGCCCCagcttggtgatgatggagccGCTGCTGACATCAACTCTCCTCTTGGGCAGATAGAACAGTTGTCTCAGACCCTGTTGTACAGGGTCACAGATTTGGAACAGCAGGCCGCAGATACGATGCCAGATCTCCAGGCTGCTGTTAGCGATGCCTTCAAAACGGATGACAAGCTGCTGTCCAGCCTGCAGAAGCTCGGCTGGGAGCTCGACAAGCCAGATCCTGATGAGGCAAAAACAATTGAAGAGATGCGGGAGGGCTGTATGCGGTATGGCTCTGCGTTCCATGGAGCCCATGCAGTGACAGACTAACACGTTGCAGGCTGATCAAGGTCACGGTAGAGACGGTTCGCACAAAGCTGGATGCGATATACCTAGACACGCTCGCAGATGCCGAGCGCTCGGGAAAGACGAAGCCGGCAAGTCCGAACGAGGTGACGGTTCTTCAGGAGGAGGTTGAATCACTCTACTCGGAAATTCTCTCGGTCGCTCAAATGTCTGTTGAGCAACAGCATCTCGAGCCTGCGTTGGTATCCATCACTGCGCAAAGCGGTCAGAGCCTCAGCcgcactgccgctgccgttgcctACGTATGTGACTCAAATTTGATCCTAGTACGGCACGCGAATACTGACTATCGACAGATGGACGAGTGCTTGGATCACTTGTTAGACAGAGTCGACCGTCTTCACTCTCGTGTCACTGCTCGCAAATCAGACCAAGCGGCTACGGCGGCTGTTACTTCGACTATCCGTGCCGAATCCGCGACTCAGGAATTCGAAAGCCCGTCGCAACAAGTGACGCGTGCGCCAGCGTCTCCAAAGCGCCAGCCATCGCCGATCCGCATCCGCGCAGACGCTGCCGGGCCtcatgggcagcggcgatcGTCGGCAGTCCTGGACGAAGCTCCACTTGAGACACTCTGCACTAAACTTGCCATTTCATTAGATATTAATGATGGAACAAACGAACGCATCGCATCACTGGCCAAGTTGTTCGCCGATCGCTCACAGAAGGGTTCGGAAGTTGCACGCGGAGCGCAGGAAAGCTTCGAAGCTACCGCGAAGTCTCAGCTCCACGATGCGCGCTTGGCGGTGCAGCTGCTCAGAGACAGCATTCTTGCCGAAAGCCCATTTGGACAGGTTACGCTTGTGGACCCAGGGATTGACGAGTCCATCGCCATCTTGCAACAGGAGGTCTCCAAGGCTCAGGAACGGTTGAGCGATGTTGAGGGTCAGATTCTACAGTCTCGAGGAAGCACGAAGCGAGAAGAATTGATCCAGCGATGGGGCCGATAATGCCCTGTTTTGACAACAAGTTGATAAGACCTCGCGTGCTAGTGGGGATGGGGGGCATTGTTGAGATTCTATCGGCACGCTCTCCTCGTGCGTGGTGAACGTGGCCACTATCTAGTATCGAATTGATATGAGTTGAGTAGGCTTTTCGTTCTCGCCGTGCCATTTGTTTTCTCGAATTTATCCATCACTGATATGTAGTGGAGCATGACTTTAATGATGTTCCCGCCCTCGTTTATATAGAGTACTACTATTCGTAGAGCCTGTTTTCTCTAGTCGTAGAGCCGTTCCACTGTTTTCTgggcccgcgccccgcccccatgccgcgccagccattTTCGGTGCCCAAGCATGGGACGAGACCGGCGCGCCGCAACGCATGCCGACATCTCAATTGAATAACATCGTCACaacgcagcgcccgcgcccgcgcgctggcAGGGCTCAATTTACCCAAAAAATGCGTTTCCGCTATTGCCTCGCGATATGATGACATCGGAAACTCGTTTtttccgggccgggccgggccgggcgcccgcgcgtgctaagtgccgtcgctgctatcgctgccgtcgctgccgtcgcttGTGATGCCGCCGGTCGGCCTCAAgctgccgcgctgccgccgccgccgccgccgctgcgggcaCTATTGatgccgtctccgccgccgcttatTGCCTGCCATGAGGCCTGCTATGAGGCCTGCCGTGAGGCCACGATATAGGCATTTAACGTCTTGCGGGAggcgttggcgatggtgtTGAATTGAAGCTTGCGGGCGGGCTAACAGACACAAACACTGACGAACTGCTGGACAGGTTTCAGGTGGGATGATGGCAATGACGAGGGAGCtgagcaggcaggcaaacaTCAGAAAAGAAGAAGTATTGCTTACTTTCTGTGGCCGATGCGGAGAAGAGACGCAAAGACATCATGGCGACGTGCCCAGGTAAACTGCACGTATGGCCGCATCCATGACTGAACTAGCTGCCCGAAACTTGCATTactcgcgctgctgcattCGCCCGGCGCCCAGAAGTGGCAGCTGCTCCCATGTCCCGAACATGAATTTTTAGCCTTCTGGGGTTGCGACTGCTTCCTCACCCTATATTGACGGTGGCTGTCATTTTGCTTCACTGGGCTTTTCATCGTAATGCCACTCCGAGGCACCATAGCAGCTCACATGCAATCGCTATACACAAACATCATATCCATTCATTCTGCTCTACAAACTCCAAGTATACgatcctcctccgtctcctaAGCGGGGTCCCCTCAATTAAGCGTCTGGATCCACCgtggcatcatcatcctcatcgaTGAACATTGCGCTCTCGTCCAAGACGTCCTCCATGGCATCAGCTTTGCGCTTCGGACGAGGCGCAAAGTCTTCCTCGGTCAGCAGAACCCCATTGAGCATCTTTCCCACGTGAGTTCGATTGATACTGCCTCCATCCCGCCGGATCTTGGACATTAAGATTCGCAGGAATTGTACGGGGCTGCGAGGGAAGTTGGCCCGCCCTGAATGTGGCCGAACTCGCTTTCGCGGCTCGATGAAGCCATCAATGCCGGCTCCCTCTGCATCTGCGCTGTCTCCCCAGCTCAAGTTTAAAAAGTCACAGACGTCGACATACTCCTGGAACGACTGGAAATAGACCTGACCGGCAAATAAATTGAGCTCAATCAGGAGGCGCCTCGGGATTGGGTATGTCGGTGCCGAAGAAACCCGGTAGAGGCCTGCCGCGTTGAGGTCGATGGGGTCGTGACTTTCGTTTTGCTTTGGAGCATATAGATGGAGAGTGACGTGCTTGGAGGCGCGGATTTGCGTCATCAACCTTTCCGCTTCGTACGGGCTGATGATGACCATGACAATGTCACGCTTTGCGGCGTTGTAACTCGTGAGCACAAACCTCACATCCCGCTGGTATTCATCTGTACCCGACTCGCGAGGCGCATCGCCTTGAAGGGTGCAAGCAAAGTCCTGGGTGACTCTGATGCCTCGAGGGAAGTCGCGGACGTTGAAGTGGTTCGCTGCCGTTGTGGTTGCAAGGCTCTCAAATGCCCAAATGAAGCCGCTGTCATTGGGCGGAAGACTGCCAGTCTCGATGAACTTCCTCACACTCGGGTGTATTCTGTGTCCCGCGGGCTCTAAATTCGTCCGCTTCTCTACCTGGCGTTCTTGCTCAAGCTCGGGCATCAATTCTCTTTCTTGTTGCTCCTCCAAAGAAGCGGTCTGCATCGTGACATCGCCGAATTCATGGCAGCGCTGCACGATTCGCTCCAAACTGCCGTTGGTAATCGGGAGCTCGGAGATGCTTGGTGGTGGCACGTAGAAAGGCCGGTATCGCGACTCTAGCGTTTGTGCCTCATTCTCAAGGAACTTCTGTGCTAGATCTTGGTCCATCTGGAGTCCCTGGGGGCTTTTGGCCAGGTCCCACAATATCCGCTGACGTTCGAACCGGCGTCCTTGGGAAGCCCATACTGGCATTGACTGCTTCATCTCCTGCCATGTTTCAGAGATCATCCAAGCAAGgatggccttgatgtcgATCTTCTGATGCTGTATGTCAGGATCTTGCGTCCAGATTCTTCGCTCTATCTCGTGGGGAACGCAGAACACTAGTGTTTGCCCATTGCCCAGTTTGCGCATTCTCATGCACGCTGCAATAGTTAGCACTCCCCTCCCGTCAACGGGAACCTGAGCAGCTTGGCTTACCTTGGGTCAATCGGTCTTTCGTCACCTTCGCACCCAGCGTGACCACAGCTCGGAACCATTTCGGTAGTAACAAATTTATACCCCGGCAGTGGGCttcgtcgaggaagacgacgcagaCATCCATCTGTTTCCCGAACGGAGATGTTTTCAGAGGCTCAATTCGACCTTGCCTGTCGACGACTGTCAGGTCATCATTGTCGTTGCAGAACACTGCCGCTTGAATATTGTCGCGGTCCTCGAGAAGTTCCAGCCACGCTTTGGCGACCTGCTCATTTGTGAGTTCAAGGATCTGAGCTCCTACGTCCAGGATGACTCTCGGCTCCGGTTTCATATTGGTGACAACCTCTAGCAGCTGGCCACTGGTACAGACTCCGGTGTGTCCAAGCTCGGAGAGGAGCAACACCTTATTGTCTTCCGAGAGGAGGCTGTTCAGAACGAGGGCATTTGTATGCACCAGGCTGGGGACTTCGTATTGCGTCATTTCCAGTGGCAAAAGGGGCTGGCTGTCCTTTGTCCCCGAAAATGCTGTGGTTGGGTGCGTTTTCGCGCGTCCAATGTCCCAGCCCGAAGCTGACAGCTTGTGTGGGAACTCTTTCATTTCTCGTGGAAAGACGATCCGGGCCAGAAAGTAATCGATGGCTCCCTTGGAGTATCTCAACCCCGGGAAAAGCGTCCGAAGACACTGGTCGCGATCCCTTACATTGACCCCGTCGATGCTTCGAAACGCAGAGGGCAGCGATGTGCCAGAAGTCCAAGCCGCATATTCATGCTCTGCTTGGTCCGACTTCATGACATGCTCCAGTGCCGAGAGGATATCATCATCACTAAGCCCGCCATAATAGTATGACAAGCAAGTAAGGACGATTTGTAGGTCTGGCTGACTGAACTCTGACCTAGCAGGTACACCTTTCGCGCGATAGGGCACCGCCAGAGCGGTTCTTGGAATACGCTCCCGGTCCAAACCGTAGTTTACAGACCAACGTTTTTGACTCAGGGCAAACGAGAGGATGCCTTCCGCAAAGAGGCCCCTCAGCACCAGAAGTGCGCTCCGCGTCGTCTCACCCCAGACCTCGCTGCTTTCAACTATGGTCACCACTGCTCTGGGTACGTCCTTCGTCGTGATGAATTGAATAATGGCTTCTCTCATCTCTGTCGGTTGGCGACCTATCTAGAAGCAGACGAGCCCATTGCGACATATGTGCTCAGCCATCCGACGACATAGCTCAAGagcgacctcgtcgaccagaATCCGAATGCGCGGAACGCGATGCATATATCGATCGTCAATTTCCAGAGACCTGGGTGCCAACTGCTGAACTTTCGGTGCAATTTTGGTAACGAGACCAATGACCTCTTGTATGAGGAACCACCGGTAAGGCGAAAATTGGAGGCCGCGCTGCTTTCCCATCGTATACATCAGCTCGAATTTTGGCGAGAAATTCTCGTCTGACTCGTCCACGATGTCCCGGCTGCTCAGGTTGCATAGGTGGAGGATGTCCAGTAGTTTCTGTTCTACATCCACTGATGGCTTGTCGGAGTCAGGCGTTTCCGTGGTCGTTGTTCGTGGCCTCAGAGCTTTTGTGTTTTTCTGTTCCATTGTTGAATTGGCATGCGACTCCACGGCTAGGAGCTGTAAAGAAAGGATATGCTCGGGTTGGATGAGCAACACCCCCTGGGTCCTCACGCAATCGTCGAATATCTTCCAGATGACCTGGACTTCATCTTTGCCAATTTTCAGACCTCGGAAGAAGGGCAGGTGATAAATTCGCCTCGAGGCCAAACCTCCAAACGACGCCAACAACATCTCGAATGTTTGTCGAGATTGGGGCTTTGCAACAATAACACGACTCAGACGGGACCCGTCCGCAATGGAAGCAGCGACTATGGGAAGTATCACTGAGGACTTTCCTTCCCCCATGTTGAGCTGCAACACGGTATTCCTGTTCCGCGGCGGAGCTTTCATGAGTCGTGCAATATCTTCCTGAAGATGGCGTACTTGCACGCACCCCTCGATCTCCACAAGCAAGGTATCCGGATGCTTCTCGCTATACCAGCCACGTCCAACTTCGTCTTGAAGCTCCCTTGCAAAATCGCCTTCCTGCTCAAAAAGATGAATGAGGCGACGCGCCTGCTGAAGCAAGGTCAATCGCTGGCCAAGATTGATAATTCGCTCCAGCCAAGTGCCCGGAAGCCGGTGTCGGTGGTGGCAATTGATTTGTTCGAGAATCACGCTGAGTGTTATCCTTGGCCAGTGGTAAGTCGTGACAACCATATTAGCCGACGTGGGATGGCTGGCATCTGCCGTTTGCGTCCTGCCAACAGCTCTAAGCACGACTTGGAGAGCTGAGTCAAAGCGTAGCTTGCAGGCGTTAAGATGGCTGTTCAACTCGAGCATGATCTCTTCCTTGGCTATTGGTTTGACACTTGGGACATCTGGTGTCTGGGTTTGCAGAGACGAGATGCTCTTCCGCAGCTCTTCGACATAGCTTTGCTCCTGGTGGGATTTGGCACGACTCGAGAGTAAATCGACAAGTTCAGTCAAGCCTGCACTAACCGTCTGCTTACGCGTGTCCAGGAGACGCTGAGTGAGGCGTATGGGGAAGTCCTGGCGGGGAAGTCGCACTTGGCGCGCCCGCTCAAAGGCACCGACGACATCAACAAACCGGATGGCTTGGTGGGAGCTGTCCAAGCTCGGCTGCTCCAGGCGAGCCGACGGTACTTCTCGATGTTGAAAGTCTTTCTCTTTCACTGACTTCAAAATGCCTCGTATGCATCCAATGTATGCCGAGAACTCAGTGTTCTGCTTGCACACCACGAAAATCCTGTGTGCCGCGGCAGCTGCCCGTTCGTGGTCGAAATATCGCGCGAAGGGAGCGTCTTTGGGCAGCTTCGGAGGCTCGCCATTATACTCAGGCCACTCCTGGCTCAGAAACGCGACAAAATCCTCAGTGTTTTCTTTCAGCTTCCGTTTGAACTCGTTCTTCCGCCGTGCATTGCAGTCTTTGGCACTTTCTCCAGGTCGCTGCGGCAGTCGAGCCTCCGGACTCGTTGCAAACCCAATGCATGCCTCCCGGGCGG belongs to Purpureocillium takamizusanense chromosome 1, complete sequence and includes:
- a CDS encoding uncharacterized protein (EggNog:ENOG503NURZ), with the protein product MDLVSPTSNKGYGSCPSAEALLLEAVRGSGLQLSRDDLRRALDNKDHGPELAEWAVTHLGSDTLLSADELSLYMTLDRSGQVDRLAAMYDLAEVQAVNEAELRAAIDELQRSTSTISKQTQTLRQQQEALSRLLKKQAENEAKRRDLAYARTRKAATERRRLANEIEQLSQTLLYRVTDLEQQAADTMPDLQAAVSDAFKTDDKLLSSLQKLGWELDKPDPDEAKTIEEMREGCMRLIKVTVETVRTKLDAIYLDTLADAERSGKTKPASPNEVTVLQEEVESLYSEILSVAQMSVEQQHLEPALVSITAQSGQSLSRTAAAVAYMDECLDHLLDRVDRLHSRVTARKSDQAATAAVTSTIRAESATQEFESPSQQVTRAPASPKRQPSPIRIRADAAGPHGQRRSSAVLDEAPLETLCTKLAISLDINDGTNERIASLAKLFADRSQKGSEVARGAQESFEATAKSQLHDARLAVQLLRDSILAESPFGQVTLVDPGIDESIAILQQEVSKAQERLSDVEGQILQSRGSTKREELIQRWGR
- a CDS encoding uncharacterized protein (COG:S~EggNog:ENOG503NU0W), whose product is MKSDQAEHEYAAWTSGTSLPSAFRSIDGVNVRDRDQCLRTLFPGLRYSKGAIDYFLARIVFPREMKEFPHKLSASGWDIGRAKTHPTTAFSGTKDSQPLLPLEMTQYEVPSLVHTNALVLNSLLSEDNKVLLLSELGHTGVCTSGQLLEVVTNMKPEPRVILDVGAQILELTNEQVAKAWLELLEDRDNIQAAVFCNDNDDLTVVDRQGRIEPLKTSPFGKQMDVCVVFLDEAHCRGINLLLPKWFRAVVTLGAKVTKDRLTQACMRMRKLGNGQTLVFCVPHEIERRIWTQDPDIQHQKIDIKAILAWMISETWQEMKQSMPVWASQGRRFERQRILWDLAKSPQGLQMDQDLAQKFLENEAQTLESRYRPFYVPPPSISELPITNGSLERIVQRCHEFGDVTMQTASLEEQQERELMPELEQERQVEKRTNLEPAGHRIHPSVRKFIETGSLPPNDSGFIWAFESLATTTAANHFNVRDFPRGIRVTQDFACTLQGDAPRESGTDEYQRDVRFVLTSYNAAKRDIVMVIISPYEAERLMTQIRASKHVTLHLYAPKQNESHDPIDLNAAGLYRVSSAPTYPIPRRLLIELNLFAGQVYFQSFQEYVDVCDFLNLSWGDSADAEGAGIDGFIEPRKRVRPHSGRANFPRSPVQFLRILMSKIRRDGGSINRTHVGKMLNGVLLTEEDFAPRPKRKADAMEDVLDESAMFIDEDDDATVDPDA
- a CDS encoding uncharacterized protein (EggNog:ENOG503NU0W) gives rise to the protein MPMEEFQYDLKWLEDPAQIMGEVFCRIHRSFLARDRPYNQFRLMFWIMTLAFAENSNESLVQVLLSFMSLPSMANLEVPEAERFHLHKGKAPLKADLQNAAREACIGFATSPEARLPQRPGESAKDCNARRKNEFKRKLKENTEDFVAFLSQEWPEYNGEPPKLPKDAPFARYFDHERAAAAAHRIFVVCKQNTEFSAYIGCIRGILKSVKEKDFQHREVPSARLEQPSLDSSHQAIRFVDVVGAFERARQVRLPRQDFPIRLTQRLLDTRKQTVSAGLTELVDLLSSRAKSHQEQSYVEELRKSISSLQTQTPDVPSVKPIAKEEIMLELNSHLNACKLRFDSALQVVLRAVGRTQTADASHPTSANMVVTTYHWPRITLSVILEQINCHHRHRLPGTWLERIINLGQRLTLLQQARRLIHLFEQEGDFARELQDEVGRGWYSEKHPDTLLVEIEGCVQVRHLQEDIARLMKAPPRNRNTVLQLNMGEGKSSVILPIVAASIADGSRLSRVIVAKPQSRQTFEMLLASFGGLASRRIYHLPFFRGLKIGKDEVQVIWKIFDDCVRTQGVLLIQPEHILSLQLLAVESHANSTMEQKNTKALRPRTTTTETPDSDKPSVDVEQKLLDILHLCNLSSRDIVDESDENFSPKFELMYTMGKQRGLQFSPYRWFLIQEVIGLVTKIAPKVQQLAPRSLEIDDRYMHRVPRIRILVDEVALELCRRMAEHICRNGLVCF